From the Daucus carota subsp. sativus chromosome 8, DH1 v3.0, whole genome shotgun sequence genome, one window contains:
- the LOC108198893 gene encoding uncharacterized protein LOC108198893, which yields MEKVKGSQKATVWDCGSSLYDSFELKSFERQLDSAISSARSLSMPHLTDTRRFPQPDSGQHQTQYDPPQISSKKSSKISRSFNKLMRTLFRTKQSPSTLFRVQSQRAYHDRVYDRYGALTTIPEVSENANAGDYEGGFSPEMRSASNLVERSASERFAATSVGISCA from the coding sequence ATGGAAAAAGTGAAAGGATCACAAAAGGCAACGGTTTGGGATTGCGGAAGTTCACTCTACGACTCATTCGAGCTCAAATCATTCGAACGTCAACTCGACTCGGCCATCTCATCGGCGCGAAGTTTATCGATGCCTCATTTAACCGACACCCGTCGATTTCCTCAGCCCGACTCAGGCCAGCATCAAACTCAATATGACCCCCCGCAAATCTCGTCCAAAAAATCGTCGAAAATTTCGCGGTCATTTAATAAGCTCATGCGGACGTTGTTCAGGACTAAACAAAGTCCGAGCACTCTGTTTCGTGTCCAAAGTCAACGAGCTTATCATGATCGGGTTTACGATAGGTACGGTGCACTGACAACGATTCCGGAGGTGTCGGAGAATGCGAATGCGGGGGATTACGAAGGCGGGTTTTCTCCGGAAATGAGAAGCGCGTCGAATTTGGTGGAAAGATCGGCTTCCGAACGATTTGCCGCCACTTCTGTCGGTATTTCATGTGCATGA
- the LOC108197881 gene encoding probable GABA transporter 2 encodes MHTQKRNFISMEGNSEIGSVPKDTSREDDAGAAFVLESKGEWWHAGFHLTTAIVGPTILSLPFAFRGMGWGLGFFSLTLMGAVTFYSYYLMSLVLERCEKSGRRHIRFRELAADVLGSGWMFYFVISIQTTINTGISIGAILLAGDCLQIMYQQLDPDGSWKLYQFIAIVTGVMIVLSQMPTFHSLRHINLVSLFLSLGYTLLVTAACIYAATSKNAPSRDYSLEDSGASRVFSAFTSISIIAAIYGNGILPEIQATLAPPVTGKMVKGLTMCYSVIFITFYSAAISGYWVFGNKASSNILNSLLPDEGPALAPTWVLGLAVIFVLLQLFAIGLVYSQVAYEIMEKKSADVKQGLFSKRNLIPRLILRSLYMVICGFFAAMLPFFGDISAVVGAIGFIPLDFILPMLLYNMTFKPPRSSYTFWLNNTIMIVFTCVGLLGTFSSVRKLIHDANKFKLFSSDVVD; translated from the exons ATGCACacacaaaaaagaaattttatttcTATGGAAGGGAACTCAGAGATTGGTTCAGTACCGAAGGATACTAGCCGTGAAGATGATGCAGGTGCTGCTTTTGTGCTTGAATCAAAAG GGGAATGGTGGCATGCTGGATTTCACTTGACAACGGCGATAGTGGGGCCTACGATACTGTCATTGCCGTTTGCTTTCAGGGGAATGGGATGGGGACTTGGGTTCTTCTCTTTGACGTTAATGGGAGCTGTTACTTTCTATTCTTACTATCTCATGTCGCTTGTGCTTGAGCGTTGTGAAAAATCCGGCCGGCGACATATTCGGTTCCGGGAACTAGCTGCTGATGTACTAG GGTCTGGCTGGatgttttattttgtaatatccATTCAAACAACAATCAACACTGGCATATCGATTGGTGCTATCTTGCTTGCAGGAGACTGCCTTCAG ATAATGTACCAACAATTAGATCCCGATGGGTCTTGGAAACTATATCAGTTTATAGCAATTGTGACAGGAGTCATGATAGTTCTCTCTCAGATGCCCACCTTTCACTCTCTCAGGCACATCAATCTTGTTTCGCTATTTCTCAGCTTGGGCTACACCCTCCTTGTCACTGCTGCTTGTATCTATGCAG CTACCTCAAAAAATGCTCCCTCGAGGGATTATTCTTTGGAAGATTCAGGGGCTTCAAGAGTTTTCAGTGCCTTTACATCAATCTCTATCATTGCTGCCATTTATGGAAATGGAATACTTCCTGAAATACAA GCAACTTTAGCTCCACCGGTCACTGGGAAGATGGTGAAAGGCCTGACAATGTGTTACTCAGTAATATTCATTACTTTTTACTCGGCTGCAATTTCCGGGTACTGGGTATTTGGGAACAAAGCTAGTTCAAACATTCTCAATAGCCTACTGCCAGATGAAGGACCCGCACTGGCTCCAACATGGGTTTTAGGCCTTGCTGTTATCTTTGTTCTTCTTCAGCTCTTCGCCATTGGTCTG GTTTACTCACAAGTAGCATATGAGATTATGGAAAAGAAATCCGCTGATGTGAAGCAAGGACTGTTCTCCAAAAGGAACCTAATTCCAAGGCTAATTCTTCGATCACTCTACATGGTAATCTGTGGCTTTTTTGCAGCAATGTTACCATTCTTTGGAGACATCAGTGCTGTCGTCGGAGCTATTGGTTTCATCCCGCTAGATTTTATCCTGCCAATGCTTCTCTACAATATGACTTTCAAGCCCCCTAGATCATCCTACACTTTCTGGCTCAACAACACTATAATGATAGTCTTTACATGCGTAGGACTCCTGGGAACTTTTTCTTCAGTAAGGAAGTTAATCCATGATGCCAACAAGTTTAAGCTCTTCTCTAGTGATGTAGTCGACTAA